One genomic region from Nymphaea colorata isolate Beijing-Zhang1983 chromosome 10, ASM883128v2, whole genome shotgun sequence encodes:
- the LOC116262891 gene encoding uncharacterized protein LOC116262891 → MAAAIGGRVMMAARSAHINPDRRCFLSRRWPDSSNQGHLAASFSSNGSSKPQRKLVLYTKPGCCLCEGLKEKLDLVLKLGAPDSLDDVELQTRDILSNPEWERRYQYEIPVLARVLPDGTEENLPRLSPRLGVEMIKKKLVAALQ, encoded by the exons ATGGCAGCAGCTATCGGTGGTAGGGTGATGATGGCGGCAAGAAGCGCACACATCAACCCTGACCGCCGTTGTTTCTTGAGCCGGCGGTGGCCGGACTCTTCCAATCAGGGACATTTGGCCGCTTCCTTCTCGAGCAACGGGAGTTCGAAACCCCAGAGGAAGCTGGTTCTCTACACCAAACCAGGATGCTGTCTGTGCGAAGGTCTCAAAGAGAAGCTGGATTTGGTCCTCAAATTGGGAGCCCCTGACTCTCTCGATGACGTCGAACTGCAG ACTAGAGATATTTTGAGCAATCCAGAATGGGAGAGACGCTATCAGTATGAGATCCCTGTGTTGGCGAGGGTCCTTCCTGACGGCACAGAG GAGAACCTTCCGAGATTATCGCCTCGTCTTGGAGTGGAGATGATCAAGAAGAAACTTGTAGCTGCCCTGCAATAA